A DNA window from Drosophila sechellia strain sech25 chromosome X, ASM438219v1, whole genome shotgun sequence contains the following coding sequences:
- the LOC6618651 gene encoding histone deacetylase 4 isoform X4: MSSPDDRIPIHDLPSEAGSDERLLHITPATLTLDFKPHPAVDIDQQIMELKKSQELQKQRLINSFQEQSKQMELEHKLQLEHKYQFAVNSHGAFQELRNESMVTAAAAAAAAVAQEQHRQQLHQQQQQHQQQQQQQQQQQQQQQQHQQQQQQQQARGRDGMKLKQNCSANASPEVKQILNCFILSRKSQAAASNGTTTTSPYRNRGVVKSSSGESLPAGTVTSAHPYKIPQPPPSLLKYESDFPLRKTDCNSTPDSGPNSPPSAAALAVGVVGSRGSPTSAPIQEENEEGSQYQPGQRSSINDLPLFSSPSLPNISLGRPHLPNSAQAHAQVAAQAQAQAQAQAQAHAMFAALAAAQGGCGQPGYYNPLGMAFVGRQPAPLAMIPATGIAPQQPSPVVRSASATSTSSSQASLVGDVAPPQAHAASTILPSSSSYMQQLGSVAGSGVNLHAAAVAAAAAAAAAAGSLPPTNSHGHGHGSHAHPHPHPHAHGHGHGHGHGLYAGHQHNVPITDAQVAQVHLHKQGHRPLGRTQSAPLPLGHPMLTGAVQLNVVQTHYENSEAERQAYEHQVVNQKVRQTVLTRSGAAAAAAAAAGVSVVREAQLKEEDDDSAAEVMDLTDKKKPPKTVLTSTIATSTSQNLPEALAAAAASSNSASATKSGIKLRDQEYLQQQREQLLLLQQEEELAKSVMRPLSRTLSSPLVPLGPHGFSQIPDTGQQPAPIATSSSADHIPPVNLSLPHRQHRQLMSTLYASQLRNHQPSASGSPPHKVTTGLAYDPLMLKHSCICGDNAQHPEHSGRLQSVWARLNETDLVKRCDRLRARKATQEELQTVHTEAHAMLFGSNQCQLSRPKLENTLSASFVRLSCGGLGVDLDTTWNEHHTATAARMAAGCVIDLALKTAKGDLRNGFAVVRPPGHHAEANLAMGFCFFNSIAIAAKLLRQRMPEVRRILIVDWDVHHGNGTQQAFYQSPDILYLSIHRHDDGNFFPGTGGPTECGSGAGLGFNVNISWSGALNPPLGDAEYIAAFRTVVMPIARSFNPDIVLVSSGFDAATGHPAPLGGYHVSPACFGFMTRELLQLANGKVVLALEGGYDLAAICDSAQECVRALLGDPAAPIAKAELERPPCQNAINTLQKTIAIQQTHWPCVRMLEHTVGLSALETLKVEHDESETINAMAGLSMQSMHRTLSRDDSEEPMDQDETK; this comes from the exons ATCTGCCATCAGAAGCCGGAAGCGATGAGCGATTGCTGCACATAACGCCGGCCACTCTGACATTGGACTTCAAGCCCCATCCCGCCGTGGATATCGATCAGCAGATCATGGAG CTCAAGAAGAGCCAGGAGCTGCAAAAGCAGCGGCTTATCAACTCGTTTCAGGAGCAATCGAAGCAAATGGAATTGGAGCATAAACTCCAACTGGAGCACAAGTATCAA TTTGCGGTGAATTCACATGGCGCTTTCCAGGAATTGCGAAACGAGAGCATGGTGACAgccgccgctgctgcggcCGCTGCGGTGGCTCAGGAGCAACATCGTCAGCAGTtgcatcaacagcagcagcagcatcagcagcagcagcagcagcagcagcagcagcagcagcagcaacagcaacatcaacagcagcagcagcagcaacaggcacGCGGCAGGGATGGCATGAAACTCAAGCAGAACTGTAGTGCCAATGCCAGTCCCGAGGTCAAACAGATTCTCAAC TGCTTCATCCTGAGCAGGAAGTCGCAGGCGGCGGCTTCGAATGGCACAACGACAACGTCGCCCTACAGGAATCG CGGCGTGGTGAAGAGCTCCTCGGGCGAATCCCTCCCAGCTGGAACCGTGACCAGTGCGCATCCGTACAAAATACCTCAGCCGCCACCCTCACTGCTCAAATATGAATCTGATTTTCCGCTGAGGAAGACAG ACTGCAACAGTACACCGGATTCTGGACCAAATTCGCCGCCCTCGGCAGCCGCGTtggcggtgggcgtggtcggtagccgTGGATCGCCGACAAGTGCACCCATCCAGGAGGAGAACGAGGAGGGCAGCCAATATCAGCCGGGCCAGAGGAGCAGCATCAACGATTTGCCACTGTTTAGCTCGCCATCGCTGCCGAATATTTCGCTCGGGCGACCGCATTTACCCAACTCGGCGCAGGCGCATGCCCAGGTGGCTGCCCAGGCTCAGGCACAGGCTCAGGCACAGGCTCAGGCGCATGCCATGTTCGCGGCACTGGCTGCCGCCCAGGGTGGCTGCGGACAGCCGGGCTACTACAATCCACTGGGCATGGCATTCGTTGGCCGCCAACCAGCACCGCTGGCCATGATTCCGGCCACGGGGATAGCACCGCAGCAACCGTCGCCGGTGGTGCGCAGTGCATCGGCCACCTCGACATCGTCGTCGCAGGCCTCGCTGGTGGGCGATGTGGCGCCGCCGCAGGCCCATGCCGCCTCCACCATTCTGCCCTCGTCGTCGTCCTACATGCAGCAACTGGGCAGTGTGGCCGGTTCGGGTGTTAATCTCCATGCCGCCGCCGTggctgcagcggcagcagcagcagccgccgccggTTCACTGCCACCGACCAATAGCCATGGTCACGGACACGGCTCCCAcgcacatccacatccacatccacatgccCATGGACACGGTcatggccatggccatggccTCTACGCCGGCCACCAGCACAATGTGCCCATCACGGACGCCCAGGTGGCGCAGGTGCATCTGCACAAACAGGGCCACCGGCCGCTGGGACGAACGCAATCGGCACCACTGCCCCTTGGACATCCGATGCTAACCGGAGCTGTGCAGCTGAATGTGGTCCAAACGCACTACGAGAATAGTGAG GCGGAGCGCCAGGCGTACGAGCACCAGGTGGTGAACCAGAAAGTCCGCCAGACCGTCCTCACTCGCAGcggagctgctgcagcagccgctgctgccgccggcGTGAGTGTGGTGCGTGAGGCACAGCTGaaggaggaggacgacgacTCGGCCGCCGAGGTAATGGACCTCACAGACAAGAAGAAACCGCCGAAGACGGTCCTGACCAGCACGATAGCCACTAGTACGTCCCAGAATCTGCCCGAAGCtttggcggcggcggctgcgTCCAGTAACTCCGCCTCCGCCACAAAGTCCGGTATTAAGCTGCGGGACCAGGAGTATCTGCAACAGCAGCGGGAGCAGCTATTGCTCCTTCAGCAGGAGGAGGAACTGGCGAAGAGCGTAATGCGTCCGCTATCGCGAACGCTTAGCAGTCCGCTGGTGCCGCTGGGACCGCATGGTTTTAGTCAGATTCCCGACACTGGACAGCAGCCGGCACCGATAGCCACATCCTCGTCGGCCGATCATATACCGCCCGTGAACCTCTCGCTGCCGCATCGCCAGCACCGCCAGCTAATGAGCACACTATACGCCAGCCAATTGCGTAACCACCAGCCATCGGCGAGTGGTTCACCGCCGCACAAGGTCACCACCGGTTTGGCCTACGATCCGCTCATGCTGAAGCACTCGTGTATTTGCGGAGACAATGCCCAGCATCCGGAGCACAGTGGTCGACTGCAGAGCGTGTGGGCACGGCTGAATGAAACGGATCTGGTGAAGCGTTGCGATCGCCTGCGCGCTCGCAAGGCGACGCAGGAGGAGCTGCAGACTGTGCACACCGAAGCGCATGCCATGCTCTTCGGTTCGAATCAGTGCCAGTTGAGCAGGCCCAAGTTGGAGAACACGTTGTCGGCCAGCTTCGTTCGTTTGTCGTGCGGCGGCTTGGGTGTCGATCTGGATACTACGTGGAATGAGCACCACACGGCCACAGCTGCACGAATGGCTGCCGGTTGTGTTATCGATTTGGCACTGAAGACGGCCAAGGGTGACCTGCGGAATGGTTTTGCCGTTGTGCGGCCGCCGGGCCATCATGCGGAGGCCAATCTGGCCATGGGCTTTTGTTTCTTCAATTCGATAGCCATTGCGGCCAAGCTGCTCCGTCAGCGGATGCCCGAGGTGCGGCGCATCCTCATCGTCGATTGG GATGTGCATCATGGCAATGGCACACAGCAAGCATTCTACCAAAGTCCCGACATTCTATATCTTTCCATACATCGACACGATGACGGTAACTTCTTTCCCGGCACAGGTGGACCCACAGAG tgCGGCTCCGGTGCTGGTCTCGGCTTTAACGTGAACATCTCATGGTCTGGGGCACTTAATCCGCCACTGGGCGACGCCGAGTATATCGCTGCATTCCGTACCGTTGTGATGCCCATCGCGCGGAGCTTTAATCCGGACATTGTGCTGGTATCCTCCGGCTTTGATGCGGCCACTGGCCATCCGGCACCACTGGGTGGCTACCATGTCTCTCCGGCTTGCTTTGGGTTTATGACCCGCGAACTCCTTCAGTTGGCCAACGGCAAAGTGGTGCTGGCCCTCGAGGGCGGCTACGATCTGGCCGCCATCTGTGATTCCGCCCAGGAGTGTGTGCGGGCGCTGCTCGGCGATCCCGCTGCTCCCATTGCCAAGGCCGAGCTGGAGCGCCCGCCCTGCCAGAATGCCATCAACACGCTCCAGAAGACGATAGCCATTCAG CAAACGCACTGGCCCTGCGTAAGGATGCTGGAGCACACGGTAGGCTTGTCTGCGCTGGAGACGCTCAAGGTGGAGCACGACGAGTCCGAGACGATCAACGCCATGGCTGGCCTCTCGATGCAGTCGATGCACAG aACTCTATCCCGCGATGATTCCGAGGAGCCGATGGATCAGGATGAAACCAAATAG
- the LOC6618651 gene encoding histone deacetylase 4 isoform X2, with protein MSSPDDRIPIHDLPSEAGSDERLLHITPATLTLDFKPHPAVDIDQQIMELKKSQELQKQRLINSFQEQSKQMELEHKLQLEHKYQELRNESMVTAAAAAAAAVAQEQHRQQLHQQQQQHQQQQQQQQQQQQQQQQHQQQQQQQQARGRDGMKLKQNCSANASPEVKQILNCFILSRKSQAAASNGTTTTSPYRNRGVVKSSSGESLPAGTVTSAHPYKIPQPPPSLLKYESDFPLRKTASEPNLLKMRLKQSVIERKARIGGPAGARRHERLLQAAQRRQQKNSVLTNCNSTPDSGPNSPPSAAALAVGVVGSRGSPTSAPIQEENEEGSQYQPGQRSSINDLPLFSSPSLPNISLGRPHLPNSAQAHAQVAAQAQAQAQAQAQAHAMFAALAAAQGGCGQPGYYNPLGMAFVGRQPAPLAMIPATGIAPQQPSPVVRSASATSTSSSQASLVGDVAPPQAHAASTILPSSSSYMQQLGSVAGSGVNLHAAAVAAAAAAAAAAGSLPPTNSHGHGHGSHAHPHPHPHAHGHGHGHGHGLYAGHQHNVPITDAQVAQVHLHKQGHRPLGRTQSAPLPLGHPMLTGAVQLNVVQTHYENSEAERQAYEHQVVNQKVRQTVLTRSGAAAAAAAAAGVSVVREAQLKEEDDDSAAEVMDLTDKKKPPKTVLTSTIATSTSQNLPEALAAAAASSNSASATKSGIKLRDQEYLQQQREQLLLLQQEEELAKSVMRPLSRTLSSPLVPLGPHGFSQIPDTGQQPAPIATSSSADHIPPVNLSLPHRQHRQLMSTLYASQLRNHQPSASGSPPHKVTTGLAYDPLMLKHSCICGDNAQHPEHSGRLQSVWARLNETDLVKRCDRLRARKATQEELQTVHTEAHAMLFGSNQCQLSRPKLENTLSASFVRLSCGGLGVDLDTTWNEHHTATAARMAAGCVIDLALKTAKGDLRNGFAVVRPPGHHAEANLAMGFCFFNSIAIAAKLLRQRMPEVRRILIVDWDVHHGNGTQQAFYQSPDILYLSIHRHDDGNFFPGTGGPTECGSGAGLGFNVNISWSGALNPPLGDAEYIAAFRTVVMPIARSFNPDIVLVSSGFDAATGHPAPLGGYHVSPACFGFMTRELLQLANGKVVLALEGGYDLAAICDSAQECVRALLGDPAAPIAKAELERPPCQNAINTLQKTIAIQQTHWPCVRMLEHTVGLSALETLKVEHDESETINAMAGLSMQSMHRTLSRDDSEEPMDQDETK; from the exons ATCTGCCATCAGAAGCCGGAAGCGATGAGCGATTGCTGCACATAACGCCGGCCACTCTGACATTGGACTTCAAGCCCCATCCCGCCGTGGATATCGATCAGCAGATCATGGAG CTCAAGAAGAGCCAGGAGCTGCAAAAGCAGCGGCTTATCAACTCGTTTCAGGAGCAATCGAAGCAAATGGAATTGGAGCATAAACTCCAACTGGAGCACAAGTATCAA GAATTGCGAAACGAGAGCATGGTGACAgccgccgctgctgcggcCGCTGCGGTGGCTCAGGAGCAACATCGTCAGCAGTtgcatcaacagcagcagcagcatcagcagcagcagcagcagcagcagcagcagcagcagcagcaacagcaacatcaacagcagcagcagcagcaacaggcacGCGGCAGGGATGGCATGAAACTCAAGCAGAACTGTAGTGCCAATGCCAGTCCCGAGGTCAAACAGATTCTCAAC TGCTTCATCCTGAGCAGGAAGTCGCAGGCGGCGGCTTCGAATGGCACAACGACAACGTCGCCCTACAGGAATCG CGGCGTGGTGAAGAGCTCCTCGGGCGAATCCCTCCCAGCTGGAACCGTGACCAGTGCGCATCCGTACAAAATACCTCAGCCGCCACCCTCACTGCTCAAATATGAATCTGATTTTCCGCTGAGGAAGACAG CATCCGAACCGAACCTGCTGAAGATGCGGCTGAAGCAGAGCGTCATCGAGCGCAAGGCCCGCATCGGAGGACCGGCGGGAGCCCGGCGCCACGAACGACTCCTCCAGGCGGCGCAGCGCAGGCAGCAAAAGAACTCGGTTCTCACAA ACTGCAACAGTACACCGGATTCTGGACCAAATTCGCCGCCCTCGGCAGCCGCGTtggcggtgggcgtggtcggtagccgTGGATCGCCGACAAGTGCACCCATCCAGGAGGAGAACGAGGAGGGCAGCCAATATCAGCCGGGCCAGAGGAGCAGCATCAACGATTTGCCACTGTTTAGCTCGCCATCGCTGCCGAATATTTCGCTCGGGCGACCGCATTTACCCAACTCGGCGCAGGCGCATGCCCAGGTGGCTGCCCAGGCTCAGGCACAGGCTCAGGCACAGGCTCAGGCGCATGCCATGTTCGCGGCACTGGCTGCCGCCCAGGGTGGCTGCGGACAGCCGGGCTACTACAATCCACTGGGCATGGCATTCGTTGGCCGCCAACCAGCACCGCTGGCCATGATTCCGGCCACGGGGATAGCACCGCAGCAACCGTCGCCGGTGGTGCGCAGTGCATCGGCCACCTCGACATCGTCGTCGCAGGCCTCGCTGGTGGGCGATGTGGCGCCGCCGCAGGCCCATGCCGCCTCCACCATTCTGCCCTCGTCGTCGTCCTACATGCAGCAACTGGGCAGTGTGGCCGGTTCGGGTGTTAATCTCCATGCCGCCGCCGTggctgcagcggcagcagcagcagccgccgccggTTCACTGCCACCGACCAATAGCCATGGTCACGGACACGGCTCCCAcgcacatccacatccacatccacatgccCATGGACACGGTcatggccatggccatggccTCTACGCCGGCCACCAGCACAATGTGCCCATCACGGACGCCCAGGTGGCGCAGGTGCATCTGCACAAACAGGGCCACCGGCCGCTGGGACGAACGCAATCGGCACCACTGCCCCTTGGACATCCGATGCTAACCGGAGCTGTGCAGCTGAATGTGGTCCAAACGCACTACGAGAATAGTGAG GCGGAGCGCCAGGCGTACGAGCACCAGGTGGTGAACCAGAAAGTCCGCCAGACCGTCCTCACTCGCAGcggagctgctgcagcagccgctgctgccgccggcGTGAGTGTGGTGCGTGAGGCACAGCTGaaggaggaggacgacgacTCGGCCGCCGAGGTAATGGACCTCACAGACAAGAAGAAACCGCCGAAGACGGTCCTGACCAGCACGATAGCCACTAGTACGTCCCAGAATCTGCCCGAAGCtttggcggcggcggctgcgTCCAGTAACTCCGCCTCCGCCACAAAGTCCGGTATTAAGCTGCGGGACCAGGAGTATCTGCAACAGCAGCGGGAGCAGCTATTGCTCCTTCAGCAGGAGGAGGAACTGGCGAAGAGCGTAATGCGTCCGCTATCGCGAACGCTTAGCAGTCCGCTGGTGCCGCTGGGACCGCATGGTTTTAGTCAGATTCCCGACACTGGACAGCAGCCGGCACCGATAGCCACATCCTCGTCGGCCGATCATATACCGCCCGTGAACCTCTCGCTGCCGCATCGCCAGCACCGCCAGCTAATGAGCACACTATACGCCAGCCAATTGCGTAACCACCAGCCATCGGCGAGTGGTTCACCGCCGCACAAGGTCACCACCGGTTTGGCCTACGATCCGCTCATGCTGAAGCACTCGTGTATTTGCGGAGACAATGCCCAGCATCCGGAGCACAGTGGTCGACTGCAGAGCGTGTGGGCACGGCTGAATGAAACGGATCTGGTGAAGCGTTGCGATCGCCTGCGCGCTCGCAAGGCGACGCAGGAGGAGCTGCAGACTGTGCACACCGAAGCGCATGCCATGCTCTTCGGTTCGAATCAGTGCCAGTTGAGCAGGCCCAAGTTGGAGAACACGTTGTCGGCCAGCTTCGTTCGTTTGTCGTGCGGCGGCTTGGGTGTCGATCTGGATACTACGTGGAATGAGCACCACACGGCCACAGCTGCACGAATGGCTGCCGGTTGTGTTATCGATTTGGCACTGAAGACGGCCAAGGGTGACCTGCGGAATGGTTTTGCCGTTGTGCGGCCGCCGGGCCATCATGCGGAGGCCAATCTGGCCATGGGCTTTTGTTTCTTCAATTCGATAGCCATTGCGGCCAAGCTGCTCCGTCAGCGGATGCCCGAGGTGCGGCGCATCCTCATCGTCGATTGG GATGTGCATCATGGCAATGGCACACAGCAAGCATTCTACCAAAGTCCCGACATTCTATATCTTTCCATACATCGACACGATGACGGTAACTTCTTTCCCGGCACAGGTGGACCCACAGAG tgCGGCTCCGGTGCTGGTCTCGGCTTTAACGTGAACATCTCATGGTCTGGGGCACTTAATCCGCCACTGGGCGACGCCGAGTATATCGCTGCATTCCGTACCGTTGTGATGCCCATCGCGCGGAGCTTTAATCCGGACATTGTGCTGGTATCCTCCGGCTTTGATGCGGCCACTGGCCATCCGGCACCACTGGGTGGCTACCATGTCTCTCCGGCTTGCTTTGGGTTTATGACCCGCGAACTCCTTCAGTTGGCCAACGGCAAAGTGGTGCTGGCCCTCGAGGGCGGCTACGATCTGGCCGCCATCTGTGATTCCGCCCAGGAGTGTGTGCGGGCGCTGCTCGGCGATCCCGCTGCTCCCATTGCCAAGGCCGAGCTGGAGCGCCCGCCCTGCCAGAATGCCATCAACACGCTCCAGAAGACGATAGCCATTCAG CAAACGCACTGGCCCTGCGTAAGGATGCTGGAGCACACGGTAGGCTTGTCTGCGCTGGAGACGCTCAAGGTGGAGCACGACGAGTCCGAGACGATCAACGCCATGGCTGGCCTCTCGATGCAGTCGATGCACAG aACTCTATCCCGCGATGATTCCGAGGAGCCGATGGATCAGGATGAAACCAAATAG
- the LOC6618651 gene encoding histone deacetylase 4 isoform X1 translates to MSSPDDRIPIHDLPSEAGSDERLLHITPATLTLDFKPHPAVDIDQQIMELKKSQELQKQRLINSFQEQSKQMELEHKLQLEHKYQFAVNSHGAFQELRNESMVTAAAAAAAAVAQEQHRQQLHQQQQQHQQQQQQQQQQQQQQQQHQQQQQQQQARGRDGMKLKQNCSANASPEVKQILNCFILSRKSQAAASNGTTTTSPYRNRGVVKSSSGESLPAGTVTSAHPYKIPQPPPSLLKYESDFPLRKTASEPNLLKMRLKQSVIERKARIGGPAGARRHERLLQAAQRRQQKNSVLTNCNSTPDSGPNSPPSAAALAVGVVGSRGSPTSAPIQEENEEGSQYQPGQRSSINDLPLFSSPSLPNISLGRPHLPNSAQAHAQVAAQAQAQAQAQAQAHAMFAALAAAQGGCGQPGYYNPLGMAFVGRQPAPLAMIPATGIAPQQPSPVVRSASATSTSSSQASLVGDVAPPQAHAASTILPSSSSYMQQLGSVAGSGVNLHAAAVAAAAAAAAAAGSLPPTNSHGHGHGSHAHPHPHPHAHGHGHGHGHGLYAGHQHNVPITDAQVAQVHLHKQGHRPLGRTQSAPLPLGHPMLTGAVQLNVVQTHYENSEAERQAYEHQVVNQKVRQTVLTRSGAAAAAAAAAGVSVVREAQLKEEDDDSAAEVMDLTDKKKPPKTVLTSTIATSTSQNLPEALAAAAASSNSASATKSGIKLRDQEYLQQQREQLLLLQQEEELAKSVMRPLSRTLSSPLVPLGPHGFSQIPDTGQQPAPIATSSSADHIPPVNLSLPHRQHRQLMSTLYASQLRNHQPSASGSPPHKVTTGLAYDPLMLKHSCICGDNAQHPEHSGRLQSVWARLNETDLVKRCDRLRARKATQEELQTVHTEAHAMLFGSNQCQLSRPKLENTLSASFVRLSCGGLGVDLDTTWNEHHTATAARMAAGCVIDLALKTAKGDLRNGFAVVRPPGHHAEANLAMGFCFFNSIAIAAKLLRQRMPEVRRILIVDWDVHHGNGTQQAFYQSPDILYLSIHRHDDGNFFPGTGGPTECGSGAGLGFNVNISWSGALNPPLGDAEYIAAFRTVVMPIARSFNPDIVLVSSGFDAATGHPAPLGGYHVSPACFGFMTRELLQLANGKVVLALEGGYDLAAICDSAQECVRALLGDPAAPIAKAELERPPCQNAINTLQKTIAIQQTHWPCVRMLEHTVGLSALETLKVEHDESETINAMAGLSMQSMHRTLSRDDSEEPMDQDETK, encoded by the exons ATCTGCCATCAGAAGCCGGAAGCGATGAGCGATTGCTGCACATAACGCCGGCCACTCTGACATTGGACTTCAAGCCCCATCCCGCCGTGGATATCGATCAGCAGATCATGGAG CTCAAGAAGAGCCAGGAGCTGCAAAAGCAGCGGCTTATCAACTCGTTTCAGGAGCAATCGAAGCAAATGGAATTGGAGCATAAACTCCAACTGGAGCACAAGTATCAA TTTGCGGTGAATTCACATGGCGCTTTCCAGGAATTGCGAAACGAGAGCATGGTGACAgccgccgctgctgcggcCGCTGCGGTGGCTCAGGAGCAACATCGTCAGCAGTtgcatcaacagcagcagcagcatcagcagcagcagcagcagcagcagcagcagcagcagcagcaacagcaacatcaacagcagcagcagcagcaacaggcacGCGGCAGGGATGGCATGAAACTCAAGCAGAACTGTAGTGCCAATGCCAGTCCCGAGGTCAAACAGATTCTCAAC TGCTTCATCCTGAGCAGGAAGTCGCAGGCGGCGGCTTCGAATGGCACAACGACAACGTCGCCCTACAGGAATCG CGGCGTGGTGAAGAGCTCCTCGGGCGAATCCCTCCCAGCTGGAACCGTGACCAGTGCGCATCCGTACAAAATACCTCAGCCGCCACCCTCACTGCTCAAATATGAATCTGATTTTCCGCTGAGGAAGACAG CATCCGAACCGAACCTGCTGAAGATGCGGCTGAAGCAGAGCGTCATCGAGCGCAAGGCCCGCATCGGAGGACCGGCGGGAGCCCGGCGCCACGAACGACTCCTCCAGGCGGCGCAGCGCAGGCAGCAAAAGAACTCGGTTCTCACAA ACTGCAACAGTACACCGGATTCTGGACCAAATTCGCCGCCCTCGGCAGCCGCGTtggcggtgggcgtggtcggtagccgTGGATCGCCGACAAGTGCACCCATCCAGGAGGAGAACGAGGAGGGCAGCCAATATCAGCCGGGCCAGAGGAGCAGCATCAACGATTTGCCACTGTTTAGCTCGCCATCGCTGCCGAATATTTCGCTCGGGCGACCGCATTTACCCAACTCGGCGCAGGCGCATGCCCAGGTGGCTGCCCAGGCTCAGGCACAGGCTCAGGCACAGGCTCAGGCGCATGCCATGTTCGCGGCACTGGCTGCCGCCCAGGGTGGCTGCGGACAGCCGGGCTACTACAATCCACTGGGCATGGCATTCGTTGGCCGCCAACCAGCACCGCTGGCCATGATTCCGGCCACGGGGATAGCACCGCAGCAACCGTCGCCGGTGGTGCGCAGTGCATCGGCCACCTCGACATCGTCGTCGCAGGCCTCGCTGGTGGGCGATGTGGCGCCGCCGCAGGCCCATGCCGCCTCCACCATTCTGCCCTCGTCGTCGTCCTACATGCAGCAACTGGGCAGTGTGGCCGGTTCGGGTGTTAATCTCCATGCCGCCGCCGTggctgcagcggcagcagcagcagccgccgccggTTCACTGCCACCGACCAATAGCCATGGTCACGGACACGGCTCCCAcgcacatccacatccacatccacatgccCATGGACACGGTcatggccatggccatggccTCTACGCCGGCCACCAGCACAATGTGCCCATCACGGACGCCCAGGTGGCGCAGGTGCATCTGCACAAACAGGGCCACCGGCCGCTGGGACGAACGCAATCGGCACCACTGCCCCTTGGACATCCGATGCTAACCGGAGCTGTGCAGCTGAATGTGGTCCAAACGCACTACGAGAATAGTGAG GCGGAGCGCCAGGCGTACGAGCACCAGGTGGTGAACCAGAAAGTCCGCCAGACCGTCCTCACTCGCAGcggagctgctgcagcagccgctgctgccgccggcGTGAGTGTGGTGCGTGAGGCACAGCTGaaggaggaggacgacgacTCGGCCGCCGAGGTAATGGACCTCACAGACAAGAAGAAACCGCCGAAGACGGTCCTGACCAGCACGATAGCCACTAGTACGTCCCAGAATCTGCCCGAAGCtttggcggcggcggctgcgTCCAGTAACTCCGCCTCCGCCACAAAGTCCGGTATTAAGCTGCGGGACCAGGAGTATCTGCAACAGCAGCGGGAGCAGCTATTGCTCCTTCAGCAGGAGGAGGAACTGGCGAAGAGCGTAATGCGTCCGCTATCGCGAACGCTTAGCAGTCCGCTGGTGCCGCTGGGACCGCATGGTTTTAGTCAGATTCCCGACACTGGACAGCAGCCGGCACCGATAGCCACATCCTCGTCGGCCGATCATATACCGCCCGTGAACCTCTCGCTGCCGCATCGCCAGCACCGCCAGCTAATGAGCACACTATACGCCAGCCAATTGCGTAACCACCAGCCATCGGCGAGTGGTTCACCGCCGCACAAGGTCACCACCGGTTTGGCCTACGATCCGCTCATGCTGAAGCACTCGTGTATTTGCGGAGACAATGCCCAGCATCCGGAGCACAGTGGTCGACTGCAGAGCGTGTGGGCACGGCTGAATGAAACGGATCTGGTGAAGCGTTGCGATCGCCTGCGCGCTCGCAAGGCGACGCAGGAGGAGCTGCAGACTGTGCACACCGAAGCGCATGCCATGCTCTTCGGTTCGAATCAGTGCCAGTTGAGCAGGCCCAAGTTGGAGAACACGTTGTCGGCCAGCTTCGTTCGTTTGTCGTGCGGCGGCTTGGGTGTCGATCTGGATACTACGTGGAATGAGCACCACACGGCCACAGCTGCACGAATGGCTGCCGGTTGTGTTATCGATTTGGCACTGAAGACGGCCAAGGGTGACCTGCGGAATGGTTTTGCCGTTGTGCGGCCGCCGGGCCATCATGCGGAGGCCAATCTGGCCATGGGCTTTTGTTTCTTCAATTCGATAGCCATTGCGGCCAAGCTGCTCCGTCAGCGGATGCCCGAGGTGCGGCGCATCCTCATCGTCGATTGG GATGTGCATCATGGCAATGGCACACAGCAAGCATTCTACCAAAGTCCCGACATTCTATATCTTTCCATACATCGACACGATGACGGTAACTTCTTTCCCGGCACAGGTGGACCCACAGAG tgCGGCTCCGGTGCTGGTCTCGGCTTTAACGTGAACATCTCATGGTCTGGGGCACTTAATCCGCCACTGGGCGACGCCGAGTATATCGCTGCATTCCGTACCGTTGTGATGCCCATCGCGCGGAGCTTTAATCCGGACATTGTGCTGGTATCCTCCGGCTTTGATGCGGCCACTGGCCATCCGGCACCACTGGGTGGCTACCATGTCTCTCCGGCTTGCTTTGGGTTTATGACCCGCGAACTCCTTCAGTTGGCCAACGGCAAAGTGGTGCTGGCCCTCGAGGGCGGCTACGATCTGGCCGCCATCTGTGATTCCGCCCAGGAGTGTGTGCGGGCGCTGCTCGGCGATCCCGCTGCTCCCATTGCCAAGGCCGAGCTGGAGCGCCCGCCCTGCCAGAATGCCATCAACACGCTCCAGAAGACGATAGCCATTCAG CAAACGCACTGGCCCTGCGTAAGGATGCTGGAGCACACGGTAGGCTTGTCTGCGCTGGAGACGCTCAAGGTGGAGCACGACGAGTCCGAGACGATCAACGCCATGGCTGGCCTCTCGATGCAGTCGATGCACAG aACTCTATCCCGCGATGATTCCGAGGAGCCGATGGATCAGGATGAAACCAAATAG